One genomic segment of Alkalicoccobacillus plakortidis includes these proteins:
- a CDS encoding LysE family translocator — protein sequence MITAISAIILGISLAAPVGPICLEIINRTLRNGFLGGIAVGIGGMTADALFMTTIYFGLGSLLTHEITQLCLYLCGCLFLAYLSIRTFQKAPQSLWKDRHLNRPKKTIFWNCFYTGLMIALINPINIMFWFGIYGSVLSELIQQSSDSVILWHSLLIFTGILLWNMNLSFLTHFSSFLMKPKVLKWLNFTAASMLAYFSIHFGIQFYHLISV from the coding sequence GTGATCACTGCAATCTCAGCTATTATATTAGGCATTTCTCTAGCAGCTCCCGTTGGACCAATCTGTTTAGAAATCATCAATCGGACCTTAAGAAATGGTTTTTTAGGAGGAATCGCTGTAGGTATTGGAGGAATGACTGCTGACGCCTTATTTATGACGACCATCTATTTTGGATTAGGCTCTCTGCTAACTCACGAGATCACTCAGCTTTGTTTATATTTGTGTGGTTGCCTATTTTTAGCCTATTTAAGTATTCGTACGTTTCAAAAAGCACCGCAGTCATTATGGAAGGATCGCCATTTAAACCGACCGAAAAAAACAATTTTTTGGAACTGTTTTTATACAGGACTTATGATTGCTTTAATTAATCCCATTAATATAATGTTTTGGTTTGGCATTTATGGATCTGTATTAAGTGAATTAATTCAACAATCAAGTGATTCTGTTATCCTTTGGCACAGTCTTTTAATTTTCACAGGCATCTTGCTTTGGAATATGAACTTATCATTCTTAACACATTTCTCCTCATTTTTAATGAAACCTAAAGTACTCAAATGGCTTAATTTCACTGCAGCTAGTATGCTTGCATACTTCTCGATTCATTTTGGCATTCAATTTTATCACTTGATTTCCGTATAG
- a CDS encoding PilZ domain-containing protein, translating to MRYKRDESFRYDFKPSLEGTFEIVQMNEKAVQVSAGTLFIVNLSPSGVGIKTHYNLPDPELYTVTLQLTCTLEDSPLVFKGNVQWKRQSSVDYSYGLELSSSEETKKEIVSLLKRHALNQATST from the coding sequence ATGCGTTACAAACGTGATGAGAGCTTCCGATATGATTTTAAACCTAGTCTTGAGGGAACGTTTGAAATTGTTCAGATGAACGAAAAAGCAGTACAAGTTTCGGCTGGCACCCTTTTTATCGTAAACCTTAGTCCAAGCGGTGTTGGCATTAAAACTCATTATAACTTACCAGATCCAGAATTATATACGGTAACACTTCAATTAACCTGTACACTTGAAGATAGTCCATTAGTATTTAAAGGTAATGTTCAATGGAAACGCCAATCTTCTGTTGATTATAGCTATGGATTAGAGCTCTCTTCATCAGAAGAAACCAAAAAGGAAATCGTCTCCTTATTAAAACGTCACGCGCTAAATCAAGCAACCAGTACATAA
- a CDS encoding BCCT family transporter produces MAWAGRVIDILAVIATCAGVATTFGLSALQISGGLSYVTSLPNNIYVQLVVIAIVTVLFIFSAIKGIDKGIKRLSNINLVIAGLLLLFVLFTGPTLFILENLVNTFGGYISNIVSMSFTMTPFSESEWLGTNTIFFWAWHMSWSPFIGLFIARISKGRTVREFMAGVLLVPTLLAVIWFTTFGGAWTIF; encoded by the coding sequence ATGGCTTGGGCAGGTCGAGTCATTGATATCTTAGCTGTCATTGCAACTTGTGCCGGCGTTGCAACAACTTTTGGTTTGAGTGCTTTACAAATCTCAGGAGGACTGTCATATGTTACGTCACTTCCTAACAATATTTATGTACAACTCGTAGTAATTGCTATTGTAACGGTTTTATTTATTTTTTCAGCAATAAAAGGAATCGATAAAGGCATTAAAAGATTAAGTAACATTAACCTTGTTATTGCGGGATTGTTGTTGTTATTTGTTTTATTTACTGGTCCAACCCTATTTATCCTTGAAAATTTGGTTAATACGTTTGGAGGATACATTTCGAATATTGTGTCGATGTCGTTTACAATGACACCTTTTAGTGAGAGTGAGTGGTTAGGAACGAATACCATCTTTTTCTGGGCTTGGCATATGTCATGGTCACCTTTTATTGGACTATTTATTGCTCGTATCTCTAAAGGTAGAACCGTACGTGAATTTATGGCTGGTGTCTTACTGGTGCCAACATTACTCGCTGTGATTTGGTTTACTACATTTGGCGGAGCTTGGACTATTTTTTGA
- a CDS encoding BCCT family transporter yields the protein MACFYMLLLSAFVLIGLGLAVSPFGKIKLGKEEDKPEHSWWSWIGMLFAAGLGVGFVFFGVAEPLLYYLDTPVGIESGTVESAEAGLRYGVFHWGLHAWGAFSIVGLTLAYVQYRKNRPALISSAFYPLLGNKVNGLGRSSH from the coding sequence TTGGCTTGTTTTTATATGCTCCTACTATCTGCGTTTGTGTTAATTGGACTGGGCTTAGCTGTTTCACCATTTGGAAAAATTAAGCTTGGAAAGGAAGAGGATAAGCCAGAGCATTCATGGTGGTCATGGATTGGCATGTTATTCGCTGCTGGTCTTGGTGTTGGATTTGTATTTTTTGGAGTAGCTGAACCGCTTCTCTATTATCTAGATACACCAGTTGGCATTGAATCTGGCACGGTTGAATCAGCAGAAGCAGGGTTACGATATGGTGTCTTTCATTGGGGGCTCCATGCGTGGGGGGCATTCTCAATTGTCGGATTAACACTCGCATACGTGCAATATCGTAAAAATAGACCAGCATTGATTAGCTCAGCATTTTATCCATTATTGGGTAATAAGGTGAATGGCTTGGGCAGGTCGAGTCATTGA
- a CDS encoding DUF1659 domain-containing protein yields MIRWVTKRTRLVLQFHVGLADDGKDVMATKSFQNIQGEASDSSLTAVATALISLQQYQIDSISRQNTYSID; encoded by the coding sequence GTGATAAGATGGGTAACCAAGCGAACTCGTTTAGTTCTACAATTCCATGTCGGTTTGGCCGATGATGGCAAGGATGTTATGGCAACAAAATCATTCCAAAATATCCAAGGAGAAGCTAGTGATTCTTCTCTAACAGCTGTCGCTACTGCATTAATTAGCTTACAGCAGTATCAGATTGATAGCATCTCGCGTCAAAACACGTATTCAATTGACTAA
- a CDS encoding DUF2922 domain-containing protein, with product MSKKLDLLFENQEGKQVTLSIDHPIEPVDAELVQTVMETILAEDVFISSGGRLSAIKGARLVDHQVTVIAVGS from the coding sequence ATGAGCAAAAAACTTGATCTATTATTTGAAAATCAAGAGGGCAAACAGGTCACACTTAGTATTGATCATCCAATTGAACCGGTTGATGCTGAGCTTGTTCAAACTGTCATGGAAACAATTCTAGCCGAAGACGTATTCATTTCATCAGGCGGTCGTCTCTCCGCTATCAAAGGTGCACGACTAGTTGATCACCAAGTAACCGTCATTGCCGTAGGTTCATAA
- a CDS encoding YvrJ family protein, with product MSSVELWVPLISEYGFPIMVTLYLLNRLERKLDKVTEAVETLPTKLNQNPTS from the coding sequence ATGAGTAGCGTTGAGCTATGGGTGCCTTTAATCAGTGAATATGGTTTTCCGATTATGGTGACTCTCTACCTTCTTAACCGCTTGGAACGGAAATTAGATAAAGTCACCGAAGCCGTTGAAACACTCCCCACCAAATTGAATCAAAATCCCACATCTTAA
- the msrA gene encoding peptide-methionine (S)-S-oxide reductase MsrA gives MTEPTYQIATFAGGCFWCMVKPFDSYPGIESVVSGYTGGETENPTYEEVCSESTGHYEAVQITFNPNEFSYEKLLDVFWQQIDPTDAGGQFFDRGHSYKTAIFYHSEEQRLAAMKSRDQLEASGRFKNPIVTDIITASAFYPAEEYHQDYYQKNPLRYKMYRKGSGREAFIKSNWEES, from the coding sequence TTGACTGAACCAACTTATCAAATCGCAACATTCGCTGGCGGATGTTTCTGGTGTATGGTTAAACCATTTGATTCCTATCCAGGTATTGAATCAGTAGTCTCTGGCTACACAGGTGGAGAAACTGAAAACCCAACCTATGAAGAAGTGTGCAGCGAATCAACAGGACACTACGAAGCTGTTCAGATTACATTTAATCCAAATGAGTTTTCATATGAAAAACTTCTCGACGTTTTTTGGCAACAAATAGATCCGACAGATGCAGGTGGTCAATTTTTTGATCGAGGACATTCATATAAAACTGCCATTTTTTATCATTCAGAAGAACAAAGACTGGCTGCAATGAAGTCTCGTGATCAGCTTGAAGCAAGCGGCCGATTCAAGAATCCAATCGTTACAGATATCATAACTGCTTCTGCCTTTTATCCAGCAGAAGAGTATCATCAGGATTACTACCAAAAAAATCCGTTACGTTATAAGATGTATCGAAAAGGTTCTGGTCGTGAAGCATTTATTAAATCAAATTGGGAGGAATCATAA
- the msrB gene encoding peptide-methionine (R)-S-oxide reductase MsrB: MSQKPTKEELKEKLTPIQYEVTQNNGTEQPFRNEYHDHEEDGIYVDIVSGKPLFSSTDKYDAGCGWPSFTKPIVEEEVLEKEDRSHFMVRTEVRSKEADSHLGHVFNDGPGPNGLRYCINSAALRFVPKKDLKEEGYNLYLKLFDE, encoded by the coding sequence ATGTCACAAAAACCAACTAAAGAAGAATTAAAAGAAAAACTAACTCCTATTCAATATGAGGTTACTCAAAATAACGGTACGGAGCAGCCATTTAGAAACGAATATCATGATCATGAAGAAGATGGAATCTATGTAGATATTGTTTCCGGAAAACCACTTTTCAGTTCAACTGATAAGTATGATGCAGGATGCGGTTGGCCTAGTTTTACTAAACCAATCGTTGAAGAAGAAGTACTCGAAAAAGAAGACCGCAGTCATTTTATGGTCCGCACAGAAGTCCGCAGTAAGGAAGCAGACTCTCACCTCGGCCATGTTTTTAATGATGGACCTGGACCGAATGGACTTCGCTATTGCATAAACTCCGCTGCCCTTCGTTTTGTGCCTAAAAAAGATCTAAAAGAAGAAGGATACAACCTGTATCTAAAGCTATTTGACGAGTAA
- the fumC gene encoding class II fumarate hydratase: MQTRTERDTIGEIQVHADRFWGAQTQRSLENFKIGQEKIPLEVVYAFVHLKKAAAIVNGSLKGLEKEKVEAITVAADQILDGQHDDHFPLVVWQTGSGTQSNMNVNEVIAYIANQWLKENGHDTKVHPNDDVNRSQSSNDTFPTAMHVATVLYVENHLLPAVQTFTTTLAEKEKAFENVIKIGRTHLQDATPLTFGQEISGWKRMLEKCELMIKQSTDHVRELAIGGTAVGTGLNAPPEFSEQVSAQLTSQTGATFKAAQNHFHALTSHDELVHLHSALKALAADAFKIANDIRLLASGPRCGIGEVVIPANEPGSSIMPGKVNPTQSEALTMVATQIFGNDASVGFAASQGHFQLNVFKPVIIFNVLQSLRLLTDGLQSFNDKCLIGLEPDEEKMTQYLNDSLMLVTALNPHIGYENAAKIAKKAHAERTTLKEAAISSGLLTEEEFDAAVRPEEMIHPK, translated from the coding sequence GTGCAAACACGTACAGAAAGAGACACAATTGGTGAGATTCAAGTACACGCAGATCGTTTCTGGGGAGCTCAAACTCAACGTAGTTTAGAGAACTTTAAAATTGGTCAGGAAAAAATTCCATTAGAAGTAGTCTATGCATTTGTTCATCTTAAAAAAGCAGCAGCGATTGTAAACGGATCTTTGAAAGGACTTGAAAAGGAAAAAGTCGAAGCGATTACTGTCGCAGCTGACCAGATTCTAGACGGACAGCACGATGATCACTTCCCTCTTGTTGTTTGGCAAACAGGAAGCGGCACACAGTCTAATATGAACGTAAACGAAGTAATTGCCTACATAGCAAATCAATGGCTAAAAGAAAATGGTCATGACACAAAAGTCCATCCAAATGATGATGTAAACCGCTCACAAAGCTCAAACGATACCTTCCCAACAGCTATGCATGTAGCTACGGTTCTTTATGTAGAGAATCACCTACTACCAGCAGTTCAAACATTTACTACAACACTTGCTGAAAAGGAAAAAGCATTTGAAAATGTGATTAAAATCGGACGCACACATCTTCAAGACGCAACACCACTAACATTTGGACAAGAAATTAGTGGTTGGAAACGCATGCTTGAAAAGTGTGAATTAATGATAAAGCAAAGTACTGATCATGTTAGAGAATTGGCGATTGGCGGAACAGCAGTAGGAACCGGTCTTAATGCCCCACCTGAATTTTCAGAACAGGTTTCTGCTCAATTAACGAGTCAAACTGGAGCCACATTTAAAGCGGCTCAAAATCACTTCCATGCCCTAACAAGTCATGATGAATTAGTCCATCTTCATAGTGCACTTAAAGCCTTGGCAGCAGATGCGTTTAAGATTGCCAATGATATCCGTTTACTTGCAAGTGGTCCGCGTTGTGGTATTGGAGAAGTCGTTATTCCGGCAAATGAACCAGGTAGCTCCATTATGCCAGGAAAAGTAAACCCTACTCAAAGTGAAGCTTTAACAATGGTTGCTACGCAAATTTTTGGTAACGATGCATCTGTTGGTTTTGCAGCAAGTCAAGGGCATTTCCAATTAAATGTGTTTAAACCAGTGATTATTTTTAATGTGCTTCAATCACTTCGTCTACTAACAGACGGTTTACAAAGCTTTAATGATAAATGCTTAATTGGACTAGAGCCTGATGAAGAGAAGATGACTCAATATCTTAATGATTCATTAATGCTTGTTACAGCTCTTAACCCACATATTGGATATGAGAATGCAGCAAAAATTGCTAAAAAAGCTCATGCCGAACGTACAACATTAAAAGAAGCCGCCATTAGCTCTGGATTGCTTACAGAAGAAGAGTTTGATGCAGCTGTTCGTCCTGAAGAAATGATTCATCCCAAGTAA
- a CDS encoding helix-turn-helix domain-containing protein, producing the protein MSLVKKARQELGYSLEVAAREIGISAGYLSQIESGKRQISSERALLIANVYNVNLEDIFTATRFGRKEIESLLDTQKTGGD; encoded by the coding sequence ATGAGCTTAGTAAAAAAAGCGAGACAGGAGCTTGGATATAGTTTGGAAGTTGCAGCTAGGGAAATTGGTATCTCTGCCGGATATCTTTCTCAAATTGAGAGTGGAAAGCGGCAAATCAGTTCTGAACGAGCACTCCTCATCGCCAACGTTTACAATGTTAACCTCGAAGACATCTTTACAGCAACAAGGTTTGGAAGAAAAGAAATAGAAAGTTTGTTAGATACACAAAAGACAGGCGGAGATTAA
- a CDS encoding helix-turn-helix domain-containing protein, giving the protein MFASRLREQRLQHNLTMKQLGESMNLAPSTISGYENGIRKPDMDILYLFADTFDVSVDYLLGRTDQSHSHSPAILKTQSNHTLSVSMDELEYLKESLMVFRKYRQ; this is encoded by the coding sequence ATGTTTGCCTCTCGCCTGCGAGAACAAAGATTACAGCATAACTTAACGATGAAGCAACTAGGAGAGAGTATGAACCTAGCTCCATCTACTATTTCTGGCTATGAGAATGGCATTCGCAAACCCGATATGGACATCCTATATTTATTCGCAGATACATTTGATGTATCCGTGGACTATCTGCTCGGACGCACAGATCAAAGTCATTCGCACTCTCCTGCAATTCTCAAAACACAAAGCAATCATACTTTATCTGTTAGCATGGATGAGTTGGAGTATTTAAAAGAGAGTTTAATGGTATTTAGAAAATACAGACAATGA
- a CDS encoding phosphatidylglycerophosphatase A family protein, whose translation MIERVPCKTVEKAARQKLAERGVTIEAIAEIVYDLQKPYAENLDMASCIESTDAVLTKREIQHAILVGVELDELAEKGMLSEPLLSMVKQDEGLFGVDETIALGSVFGFGSIAVTTFGYLDKQKVGIIDELDKRKEQVHTFLDDLVASIAASASARLAHRIRDIEENRRLVDIRKREEEDLIG comes from the coding sequence ATGATAGAAAGAGTTCCGTGTAAAACGGTTGAGAAAGCGGCCAGACAGAAACTTGCCGAACGTGGTGTCACAATTGAAGCAATCGCTGAAATTGTGTATGATCTTCAAAAGCCCTATGCAGAAAATTTAGACATGGCTTCATGTATAGAAAGCACAGATGCAGTACTTACTAAACGCGAAATTCAACATGCTATTTTAGTGGGTGTTGAATTAGATGAATTAGCTGAAAAAGGAATGTTAAGTGAACCTTTATTAAGTATGGTTAAACAAGACGAAGGATTATTTGGTGTTGATGAAACAATTGCTCTAGGTTCGGTATTTGGTTTTGGCAGTATAGCTGTCACTACTTTTGGTTATTTAGACAAACAAAAAGTAGGTATTATCGATGAATTGGATAAAAGGAAAGAACAGGTGCATACGTTCCTTGACGATCTTGTTGCAAGTATAGCTGCAAGTGCCTCGGCTAGGCTTGCCCACCGTATTCGTGATATCGAGGAAAACAGACGATTAGTTGATATTAGAAAAAGAGAAGAGGAGGACTTAATTGGTTAA
- a CDS encoding alpha/beta hydrolase has protein sequence MATLQGTLQDTTIQSKYLDDEVTLLIYLPPNYTPLSSYDLLICQDGKDFFQLGRIPRQLEALISEYEVRETIIIGVPYPSVPERRERYHPEGKRSEAYRKFLAFELLPYLDDNFPTHQLPSARTLAGDSLAGTISLLTALEYPTLFGQVMMHSPYVDEHVMRAVRDHQYKNSLSLYHVIGSEETIVKMTNGEEADFLTPNQELSELLEASPFTYSFRIFEGNHTWTYWQKDLPTALKVMLPF, from the coding sequence ATGGCTACGCTCCAAGGAACGTTACAGGATACCACAATTCAAAGTAAATATTTAGATGATGAGGTTACCCTTTTAATTTATCTTCCTCCAAACTATACACCTCTTTCATCCTATGACTTGTTAATCTGTCAAGATGGAAAGGATTTTTTTCAGTTAGGAAGAATTCCGAGACAACTTGAGGCTTTAATTAGTGAATATGAGGTTCGCGAAACCATCATAATAGGAGTACCTTATCCTAGTGTACCTGAAAGAAGAGAGCGCTATCATCCAGAAGGCAAACGTTCAGAAGCTTATAGAAAATTTCTTGCATTTGAACTCCTACCGTATTTGGATGACAATTTTCCTACTCATCAATTGCCATCTGCAAGGACGCTAGCAGGTGACTCTCTTGCAGGTACCATTTCATTGTTAACTGCCTTAGAATATCCCACATTATTTGGTCAGGTCATGATGCACTCTCCGTATGTTGATGAGCATGTTATGCGCGCGGTTCGAGATCATCAGTATAAGAACAGTTTATCTCTATATCATGTGATAGGTTCCGAGGAAACCATAGTGAAAATGACAAACGGTGAAGAAGCGGATTTTCTTACTCCAAATCAAGAATTATCGGAGCTACTCGAGGCTTCTCCATTCACGTATAGCTTCCGGATTTTTGAAGGGAACCATACGTGGACATATTGGCAGAAAGATCTGCCAACAGCATTAAAAGTGATGCTACCTTTTTAA
- a CDS encoding 2'-5' RNA ligase family protein, translated as MTYGIALFPSKELQDEANSFRKRFDSHYASIPPHITLTDPFEVDEEKRSTYIDSLESVASEQPPVVIEIYKADSFIPLYHKVFLKIREHETLLTLHQKLHSPPFSSEMAHTFVPHITIAQDLPKAENDDLIGQLKMSGFSHSEIISEFHLIQAARGWSLEYCEDV; from the coding sequence ATGACTTATGGTATTGCTCTTTTTCCATCAAAAGAATTACAAGACGAGGCAAATTCGTTCAGGAAAAGATTTGATTCTCATTATGCATCCATTCCTCCACATATAACACTAACAGATCCTTTTGAAGTAGATGAAGAAAAACGATCTACCTACATCGACTCATTAGAGAGTGTAGCAAGCGAGCAACCACCGGTCGTAATTGAGATCTATAAGGCGGATTCCTTCATCCCCTTATATCATAAGGTTTTTTTAAAAATACGTGAGCACGAAACTCTGTTAACACTACATCAAAAACTTCATTCACCACCTTTTTCATCAGAAATGGCACACACATTTGTCCCTCATATTACGATTGCTCAAGATTTGCCAAAAGCAGAAAATGACGATCTCATTGGTCAACTTAAGATGAGCGGATTTTCTCATAGTGAAATAATTTCTGAATTTCATCTTATCCAGGCAGCAAGAGGATGGTCGTTGGAGTATTGTGAAGACGTTTGA
- a CDS encoding GNAT family N-acetyltransferase, which produces MKSSTWNICTVSTPRELEDAFSVRKNVFVEEQGVSIDLERDHEDDSAIHFVLYDHGVPSGAARIRLLETYAKLERVCIQKSMRGTGAGAALMEAIETEVTKQGFDVAKLNAQVHASGFYKRIGYTVCSGEFMDAGIPHVTMEKRL; this is translated from the coding sequence ATGAAGAGTAGCACCTGGAACATTTGTACTGTATCGACTCCACGTGAATTAGAAGATGCTTTTTCCGTAAGAAAAAACGTATTTGTTGAGGAACAAGGTGTATCAATAGATCTTGAACGAGATCATGAAGATGATTCAGCCATTCATTTTGTCCTGTATGATCATGGTGTACCCTCTGGAGCAGCACGAATACGCCTATTAGAAACGTATGCAAAACTTGAACGTGTTTGCATCCAGAAAAGTATGAGAGGAACTGGTGCAGGGGCCGCGTTAATGGAAGCAATCGAAACGGAAGTAACTAAACAAGGTTTTGATGTTGCCAAGTTAAATGCACAAGTACATGCGTCTGGCTTTTACAAACGAATCGGGTATACAGTTTGTTCTGGAGAATTTATGGATGCCGGAATTCCTCATGTTACAATGGAAAAGAGACTGTAA
- a CDS encoding MTH1187 family thiamine-binding protein — MAIVDVTIIPIGTEGPSVSDYVASIQTVLESYGDNITYQLTPMSTLIEGELPVLFEVIQAIHEVPFKSGIKRVATNIRIDDRRDKHQTMESKLASVQEKMVQ; from the coding sequence ATGGCGATTGTAGATGTAACAATCATTCCGATTGGAACAGAGGGACCAAGCGTAAGTGATTATGTAGCAAGTATTCAAACCGTTCTCGAATCTTATGGAGACAACATCACCTATCAACTAACACCGATGAGTACGTTAATTGAAGGGGAGCTACCTGTTTTATTTGAAGTCATTCAAGCGATTCATGAAGTGCCATTTAAAAGCGGCATTAAGCGAGTGGCGACTAATATTCGAATTGATGACAGAAGAGACAAGCACCAGACAATGGAAAGTAAGCTTGCATCAGTCCAAGAGAAAATGGTTCAATAA
- the thiD gene encoding bifunctional hydroxymethylpyrimidine kinase/phosphomethylpyrimidine kinase: MTLAKVLTIAGSDSGGGAGIQADLKTFQELDTYGMSVITAITAQNTRGVQAVFPVQLEALRAQLESVLSDIGAHSVKTGMLVSAEHIQIIAELLSTYGYNNLVIDPVLGSTTGSELTKQEAIHELKTTLWPMATVVTPNLIEAARILETAPIETVQEMEEAVYQLHELGASNILLKGGHLPGEESIDLLYDGQNLTHFSQKRINQANTHGTGCTLASAIAAELAKGADIIDAVETAKAFVTCAIKEGFSIGNGAGPVNHSAYRRRS, encoded by the coding sequence ATGACACTCGCAAAAGTATTGACCATTGCAGGATCGGATAGTGGTGGAGGAGCTGGCATACAGGCAGATTTAAAAACTTTTCAAGAGCTTGATACGTATGGCATGAGTGTCATTACCGCCATTACTGCTCAGAATACAAGAGGGGTTCAAGCTGTATTTCCCGTACAATTAGAAGCATTACGAGCACAATTAGAGTCAGTTTTGAGTGATATTGGCGCACATTCTGTAAAAACAGGGATGCTCGTATCAGCCGAGCATATTCAGATCATTGCAGAGTTGCTTTCTACTTATGGATATAACAATCTCGTTATTGATCCAGTTCTCGGCTCAACTACTGGCTCTGAGCTGACAAAGCAAGAGGCTATCCATGAATTAAAAACAACATTATGGCCAATGGCTACAGTTGTTACACCAAATCTAATTGAAGCAGCGCGAATATTGGAGACGGCTCCTATTGAAACCGTTCAAGAGATGGAAGAGGCTGTTTATCAATTGCATGAGTTAGGGGCATCCAACATCTTATTAAAAGGTGGTCATCTGCCTGGAGAGGAATCCATTGATCTTTTATATGATGGACAGAATCTAACCCACTTCTCACAGAAACGTATAAATCAGGCGAATACACATGGAACAGGGTGTACATTAGCATCAGCTATAGCTGCAGAACTAGCTAAGGGAGCAGATATAATTGATGCTGTTGAGACCGCCAAAGCCTTTGTTACTTGTGCCATTAAAGAAGGATTTTCAATTGGTAATGGAGCGGGTCCCGTTAACCACTCCGCATATCGCCGTCGGTCATAA
- the thiO gene encoding glycine oxidase ThiO gives MADRMIVLGGGVIGLATAFELRQRGLEVAVLEIKSFGGQASGAAAGMLAPYSEIGEDPDDFFRLCLSSLRLFPKWQADVKKASGLEFEYTESGSLHCVYHEADLLSLSSRQGWQKEFGVEATILNQSATQKLEPELSGEVIGAIHYPEESHVYAPDYVKALEKACERSGVELYDHLEHIKLEEWESGIRLTSKSGQEFEADQLVISSGAWAKEYEDVFSLNFPIYPIRGQICAYQLVPERIKHILYSSQGYLVSKADGTLVNGASEDIAGFETTVTEKGINRLTNWNHHMLPFLQELKPFHQWAGLRPATQDGYPLIGRLQQANRVIFYPGHYRNGILLSAATAKAVADLAVRQLPFISLDRFEPERFS, from the coding sequence ATGGCAGATCGTATGATCGTTCTTGGAGGCGGGGTAATTGGACTCGCCACTGCTTTTGAATTACGTCAACGTGGACTAGAAGTGGCTGTTCTAGAAATTAAATCATTTGGTGGGCAGGCTTCTGGGGCAGCTGCGGGGATGCTCGCACCTTATTCCGAAATCGGAGAGGACCCGGATGATTTCTTTCGCCTTTGTTTATCAAGTTTGCGGCTATTTCCTAAGTGGCAGGCTGATGTAAAAAAAGCTTCAGGTCTTGAATTTGAGTATACCGAATCAGGAAGTCTTCATTGTGTGTACCATGAGGCTGACCTTTTATCCTTATCCTCTCGTCAAGGATGGCAAAAGGAATTTGGTGTAGAAGCTACTATACTAAATCAATCAGCTACCCAAAAACTTGAACCTGAGTTATCTGGTGAAGTGATTGGTGCGATTCACTATCCAGAAGAAAGTCATGTCTATGCACCGGATTATGTAAAAGCGCTAGAAAAAGCATGCGAAAGATCTGGCGTGGAACTTTACGATCATTTAGAGCATATTAAGCTTGAAGAATGGGAATCAGGTATTCGCTTAACATCTAAAAGTGGACAAGAATTTGAAGCAGATCAACTCGTTATCTCTTCTGGGGCATGGGCAAAAGAATACGAAGATGTCTTCTCTTTAAACTTTCCAATTTACCCAATTCGGGGACAGATTTGTGCCTATCAACTTGTGCCAGAACGAATCAAGCATATTCTTTATTCGAGCCAAGGCTATCTTGTCTCAAAAGCTGATGGAACACTTGTGAATGGTGCCTCTGAAGATATTGCTGGATTCGAAACAACAGTAACGGAAAAAGGCATTAATCGATTAACAAACTGGAATCATCATATGCTACCTTTTCTACAAGAACTTAAACCATTTCATCAATGGGCAGGTTTGCGTCCAGCTACTCAAGATGGGTACCCGTTAATTGGTAGGCTACAGCAAGCAAATCGAGTTATCTTTTATCCTGGACACTACCGCAATGGCATTCTGCTAAGTGCAGCTACTGCTAAAGCAGTGGCAGATCTAGCTGTACGTCAACTGCCTTTCATTTCATTAGATCGTTTTGAACCAGAACGTTTTTCATAA